One segment of Pandoraea pnomenusa DNA contains the following:
- a CDS encoding LysR family transcriptional regulator, with product MTEHLSWDLYRTFLAVLTEGSLSGAARVLGMTQPTAGRHVAALEAAIGQSLFTRSQTGLQPTDAAQALRAHAQAMQHTAQAFERAAASHGDGVSGVVRISASEVVGVEVLPPILSALRRAHPQLIIELVPTNRIQDLLHREVDIAVRMAPPQQEALVARRVGSIDIGLHARDDYLARYGQPASLADLAHHAVIGFDRMTPFLREATRRFPNWTRERFAFRADSDLAQLAMLRAGYGIGACQVPLARRDNRLVRLLPAAFRFRLPTWVAMHEDLRANPRCRVTFDALVAGLTSYMAE from the coding sequence ATGACTGAGCATCTGAGCTGGGATCTCTATCGGACCTTTCTCGCCGTGTTGACCGAGGGATCGCTCTCGGGCGCGGCGCGCGTGCTCGGCATGACGCAACCGACGGCCGGGCGGCATGTTGCGGCGCTCGAAGCAGCGATCGGACAGTCGCTGTTTACCCGTTCGCAGACGGGATTGCAGCCGACGGATGCGGCACAGGCGCTTCGCGCGCACGCGCAGGCGATGCAGCACACGGCACAGGCATTCGAGCGCGCGGCCGCCAGTCATGGCGACGGGGTGAGCGGTGTCGTGCGCATCTCGGCGAGCGAGGTCGTGGGCGTGGAAGTCCTGCCGCCGATCCTGAGCGCACTGCGGCGCGCGCATCCGCAACTGATCATCGAGCTGGTGCCGACGAACCGCATTCAGGATCTGCTGCATCGGGAGGTGGACATTGCCGTGCGCATGGCGCCGCCGCAGCAGGAGGCGCTGGTCGCACGCCGCGTGGGAAGCATCGACATCGGTTTGCATGCCCGCGACGACTATCTCGCGCGTTACGGCCAGCCTGCCTCGCTGGCCGATCTGGCACACCACGCGGTGATCGGTTTCGATCGGATGACGCCATTTCTGCGGGAGGCCACTCGGCGCTTTCCCAACTGGACGCGAGAGCGTTTCGCGTTTCGTGCCGACAGCGATCTGGCGCAACTCGCCATGCTGCGCGCCGGGTACGGGATCGGTGCTTGCCAGGTGCCGCTCGCGCGGCGTGACAACCGGCTGGTTCGCTTGCTCCCCGCGGCGTTTCGCTTCAGGCTTCCCACCTGGGTCGCGATGCACGAAGACCTGCGTGCGAATCCGCGCTGTCGGGTGACATTCGATGCGCTCGTGGCCGGATTGACGAGCTATATGGCCGAATAG
- a CDS encoding NAD(P)H-binding protein: MTPESRNGVGRALVLGATGGIGGEVTRQLLAAGWQVRALRRGGAPRTQVASSSVQWLDGDAMHPADVLAAARNCDVIVHAVNPPGYRNWDTQVLPMLDNTIVAATRHRTTIVLPGTVYNYGPQTFPVLHEDAPQQALTRKGRIRAAMESRLRDAARHGVQTIVVRAGDFFGAQTRNSWFGQGLVRPGRITRTVRVPNSPGVGHQWSYLPDVARTMLALIERRATLGEFSNFHMAGHWDADGTQMAGAIVRVMAQCGVKATVRRFPWWLVGLASPFVTTLREMREMREMRYLWRQPVRMDNTRLVAVLGEEPHTPLDVAVQSTLEGLGCLPGHPGATRMAHP, from the coding sequence ATGACCCCCGAATCTCGCAACGGCGTCGGCCGCGCCCTCGTGTTGGGCGCGACGGGCGGCATCGGCGGCGAAGTCACCCGCCAGTTGCTGGCGGCCGGCTGGCAGGTGCGGGCGCTGCGGCGCGGCGGTGCGCCGCGCACGCAGGTTGCTTCGAGCAGCGTGCAGTGGCTCGACGGTGACGCCATGCACCCGGCCGACGTGCTCGCCGCCGCGCGCAATTGCGACGTGATCGTGCATGCGGTCAATCCGCCGGGGTATCGGAATTGGGATACGCAGGTACTGCCGATGCTGGACAACACCATCGTCGCGGCCACCCGGCACCGCACGACGATCGTGTTGCCGGGCACGGTCTACAACTACGGTCCCCAGACGTTCCCCGTGCTACATGAAGACGCTCCACAACAGGCGCTGACCCGCAAGGGACGGATTCGCGCGGCCATGGAAAGCCGTTTGCGCGATGCGGCGCGTCATGGCGTGCAAACCATCGTCGTGCGCGCCGGAGACTTCTTCGGCGCACAGACACGCAACAGCTGGTTCGGACAAGGATTGGTAAGGCCAGGCAGGATCACGCGCACGGTGCGGGTACCGAATTCGCCCGGCGTGGGGCATCAATGGTCATACCTGCCTGACGTTGCCCGCACCATGCTGGCCCTCATCGAACGACGCGCGACGCTCGGCGAATTCTCGAATTTTCATATGGCAGGCCACTGGGATGCCGATGGCACGCAAATGGCCGGGGCAATCGTTCGCGTGATGGCACAGTGCGGCGTCAAGGCGACCGTGCGCCGCTTCCCCTGGTGGCTCGTCGGACTTGCGTCCCCGTTCGTCACGACGCTGCGCGAAATGCGCGAAATGCGCGAAATGCGCTATCTCTGGCGGCAGCCAGTGCGCATGGACAACACGCGCCTTGTCGCGGTGCTGGGAGAGGAACCGCATACGCCGCTCGACGTGGCCGTGCAAAGCACACTGGAAGGCCTCGGCTGCCTGCCCGGCCACCCCGGCGCCACGCGAATGGCTCACCCCTGA
- a CDS encoding IclR family transcriptional regulator produces the protein MKPSKDTPNGVRPGAHDAATTLPNPSSQGEAGGDELNTSSTSVISLRILELLAERNAECGVTHLAEALGVPKARVHRHLTALRQEGYVVQNPRTSRYRIGWRLFLLGQKLVKQFDVVGLARPVMEELRDAVGQTIVISSFTEKDVVVLDVMRGRSPLEILLHPGTQFKLHSVAQGKIALAFGPPERRDAVLCGPLEACTPHTITDPMRLSHELALVRERGWADAPEEVFLGVNALAAPIVQDDGSLFGTLAIVGSIHYLPAHPNPQTVAALTDAARRISRLLGGARGN, from the coding sequence GTGAAACCATCGAAGGACACCCCGAACGGCGTAAGGCCCGGCGCGCACGATGCCGCCACGACCCTGCCGAATCCGTCAAGCCAGGGCGAGGCGGGCGGCGACGAACTCAACACGTCGTCGACTTCGGTGATTTCGCTGCGCATTCTCGAGTTGCTGGCCGAGCGCAATGCCGAGTGTGGGGTGACGCATCTGGCCGAAGCGCTTGGTGTGCCCAAGGCGCGCGTGCATCGTCATCTGACGGCGCTGCGACAGGAGGGCTACGTGGTGCAGAACCCGCGCACCAGCCGCTATCGCATCGGCTGGCGCCTGTTCCTGCTGGGCCAGAAGCTCGTCAAGCAGTTCGATGTGGTGGGGCTGGCGCGCCCGGTCATGGAGGAGTTGCGCGATGCCGTGGGGCAGACCATCGTCATCAGCTCGTTTACCGAGAAGGATGTGGTCGTGCTCGACGTCATGCGCGGGCGCAGTCCGTTGGAGATCCTGCTGCACCCGGGTACGCAGTTCAAGCTGCACAGCGTGGCGCAGGGCAAGATCGCCCTGGCATTCGGCCCGCCCGAACGACGTGATGCCGTGCTCTGCGGGCCTCTCGAAGCGTGCACGCCCCACACGATCACCGATCCGATGCGGCTCTCTCACGAACTCGCGCTGGTGCGCGAACGCGGCTGGGCCGACGCGCCGGAGGAAGTGTTCCTCGGCGTGAATGCATTGGCCGCGCCCATCGTGCAGGACGATGGATCGCTCTTCGGCACCCTCGCCATCGTCGGCTCGATTCATTACTTGCCGGCGCATCCCAATCCGCAAACGGTCGCCGCGCTGACCGACGCCGCGCGGCGCATCTCGCGCCTGCTGGGGGGCGCTCGCGGCAATTGA
- a CDS encoding alpha/beta hydrolase, whose protein sequence is MFDASLFGRMSADVLVSPSRAAEAGQAESGTPSSSPSALAALPPGRHPLGLSETRDAVLYVPPDLPTDQPVALFVMFHGAGGFPEKVLPHIEPHARQHKFLVLAPHSTFPTWDIVIGGNGPDLERLEQALRIVAQRYRIDAGRVAFAGFSDGASYALSIGVTNGDIASHVIAFSGGFMSIFMQEGQPRVFVAHGLIDEQLPIATSGRANAQKLKAAGYDVEYVEFDGLHIIEPGVVARAIDFFLA, encoded by the coding sequence ATGTTCGACGCTTCCTTGTTTGGCCGCATGTCCGCAGACGTCCTGGTGTCGCCTTCCCGCGCGGCGGAGGCGGGGCAGGCGGAGTCCGGCACGCCTTCGAGTTCCCCGTCGGCCCTTGCCGCATTACCTCCCGGGCGGCACCCGCTCGGCCTCAGTGAGACGCGCGACGCCGTACTGTATGTGCCGCCGGATCTGCCGACGGACCAACCGGTCGCACTTTTCGTCATGTTTCATGGTGCGGGCGGGTTCCCCGAGAAGGTGTTGCCGCACATCGAACCGCATGCCCGGCAACACAAGTTTCTCGTGCTTGCTCCGCATTCGACCTTTCCGACGTGGGACATCGTGATCGGCGGCAACGGCCCTGATCTCGAGCGTCTCGAGCAGGCGCTGCGCATCGTGGCGCAGCGGTATCGCATCGATGCTGGCCGAGTGGCGTTCGCGGGCTTCTCCGACGGCGCGAGCTACGCGCTGTCGATCGGCGTGACGAATGGCGATATCGCGAGTCATGTCATTGCGTTCTCGGGCGGCTTCATGTCCATCTTCATGCAGGAAGGACAGCCGCGCGTCTTCGTCGCGCACGGCCTGATCGACGAACAATTGCCGATTGCGACCAGCGGTCGCGCAAACGCCCAAAAGCTCAAGGCGGCAGGCTATGACGTGGAGTACGTCGAATTCGATGGGCTGCACATCATCGAACCGGGCGTCGTGGCACGCGCCATCGATTTCTTCCTCGCCTGA